The following nucleotide sequence is from Mycobacterium sp. Z3061.
CGGTCTCGATGGTGGGTATCTGCGCATCGCGCACCACAGCCTCGATCAGGCCGGCTCCCCCGCGCGGGATCGCCACATCGACCAGGCCGCGGGCCTGGATTAGGTGGGTGACGGTGGCGCGGTCGGCCGACGAGAGCAGCTGGACGGCGTCGGCGGGCAAATCCTGGCTGACCAGAGCGTCGCGGAGCACCGCGACCAACGCCTCGTTGGACCTCGCCGCCGACGAGCTGCCGCGCAGCAACGCGGCGTTACCCGACTTGAGCGTCAACCCGAATGCGTCCACGGTGACGTTGGGACGGCCTTCGTAGATCATTCCGACCACGCCGAGCGGAACCCGCTGCTGTCGCAACTGCAGCCCGTTGGGCAGGGTGGAACCGCGCAGCACCTCACCCACCGGGTCGGCCAATCCCGCGACCTGGCGCAGACCAGCGGCGATGCCGTCGACGCGCTGTGGGTTGAGCGCCAGCCGGTCCAGCATCGCGGCGGGGGTGCCGGCGGCCCGCGCCGTGTCCAGGTCTTCGGCATTGGCGACCAGGATCTGGTCGGCATGTGCCAGCAGTGCGTCGGCGGCGGCGTGCAGCGCGCGGTCTTTGTCCACCGTCGGGGTCGAGGCCAGGATCCGGGCGGCCACCCGGGCGCGGCGGGCGGCATCGTGCACCTCTTGGCGCAAATCGGGCAGCGCCGGTGCTTGCAGACTCATTACCCCAGGATATCGGGCTTTCGCAGACCGGGCGCGACCGCGGTCGCCGCTTTGGCGCGTTCCCGGCGGGTCACTCGCGCCTTGTTCTGCCGCTCGTCGATCAGCCGGCCCAGATCCTGCAGCAGCATCGGCTTGTCCATCACGATCTTCTCCAGATGCTCGCGCTCGATTTCCAGCGCGGTCACTTCCTCGAGCGCATAGGCGCCGGCCAGGTTCGGCTGCCTGGTCAGCGCGGTGATCCCGATGAACGAGCCCTCGGTGAGGGTGGCGAAGGGCAGCACGGCGCCATCCGCGTCGGTCACCGTCAATTGCACGCTGCCGGCCACGATGAACGCCATCGCGGTAGGCACCGTGCCCGGGTATTGCACGATCTCGTCGGCGCCGTACCGCAGGATTCTGGCGTACGGGGCCAGAAACTGCTGGTCGGCGAGCGTCAGCCGCAGTTCGGACGCCACGACGGTGCGCAGCGCTTTCATGACGCGCTCCGGTGTCGAGAAGTCGTCGTCCTCGCCGTCCAGATGCAGTTCCCAGCGACGCGCGGCGTACCAGACCCAGCGCACGAACGTGGACTGGGTCGCGCCCTCGTCGGCCGGAGAGTGGACCCGGACGGTGGTGCGGTACTCCCCGGCGCCCAGCGCAACCGAGGTCGGTGTGGTCCCCGGCATGATCAGCGGAAGTGCGCTGGCCACCAGGGTCAACATCTCACATACCTTGTCGGGCGGGTCCGACGTCGCGAACGTGGTGTTGATCGAGCACTTGTGCGGGCCGGCCGGGCGGCTGAGATTGGTGAACGCGGTGGTCGCCAGCATTGAGTTCGGCATGATCCGCAGGCCGCCGCCGGTCTGGATGTGCACGGCCCGCCAGTTCACCTCGATGACGCGCCCCCGGGCGGTCTGCGTGTCCAGCCAGTCGTTGATCCGGAACGGTTGCTCGAAGAGCATGAACAGGCCGGACACGATCTGGCCGACGGAATTCTGCAACATCAGGCCGATCACCACCGACGTGATGCCCAAGGCGGTGAACACCCCGCCGACCCGCACGCCCCAGATCACGGACAGGATCACCGCGAGTCCGAGCCCGATCAGGGCGAACCGGCCGACATCCAGGAAGATGGTCGGAAGTCGCTTGCGCCAACTGTCTTCGGGCGCGCCTTCGAACACCGTCGCGTTGAGCCCGGACAGCAGCAGCACCAGCACCAGGAAGCCGAACACCGTGGTGAGAATGCGGACCGGGATCTCGCCCGCCGGGATCTGCGAGGCCTTCACCAGGATCAGTAACAGTGCCCCGAGCGGTAACAGCCAGTTGCGGATCACCCCGACCTGGCGGGCCAGCCGATTACCCCGGCGGGTGAGGATGTGGTGCAACTCGGTCAGCAGGATCAAGCAGACCGGAAATCCGATCGCCACACCGATCGCCCAGTAGAACCAATCCGAGTTGAAGAAGTTCACTACCGCTCCGCCAACCGGTAAATGGCCTGCTCGGCTCCGCCTACGGATATCGTGCCGGCGGGCGTGAACTGGCGCGTGTCGCGCATCGCCTCATACACCTGGGAGGCCACGTAGATGCCGGGTTGCGGTGAGCCACTTTGCATCTGGTACGCGAGGCTGACGGCGGCGCCCCACATGTCGAAGACGAGTCCGGACTTGCCCACCAGTCCACTGATCACATTGCCGGTGTTGATACCCACCCGCAGCCGCAGCACATGCCGGCTCTGGTTGTTGAAGCGCTCGATGATGCGGCGCATCTCCAGGGCGAACTCCACGCTGCGGTGAATGCTGTCCAGGCGCGGTGTGACGACCCCGCAGCTGGCCAGGTAACCGTTGTGGAAGGTGCGAATCCGTTCCACGCCAAGGGCTTCGGCTGCAGAATCGAACTGGCGGAACAGGTCGTCGACGATGCCGACCAGTTCGTCGCCCGCGACTTCGCTCGAGATCTCGTCGAGTCCGACGATGTCGGCGTAGATGATCGCGACGTCCTGGTGCTGCTGGGAGATGGTGCCCTCGCCCTCGCGGTACCGCTGCGCCACGGACTCCGGCATCAACGCCAGCAGGAGTCGGTCGTTTTCCCGGCGCTGCTCGTTGAGCAGCTCTTCCTTGATCGCCAGGTTCCGGCTCATCTCGTTGAAAGCACCCGTGAGATCACCGATTTCATCACGCGAGGTGATCGGGATGTTGACCTCGTAGTCCCCGGAACTGATCTTCTGCGCGCCTTTCTCGAGGCGGCGCAACGGTCGCACCGCCGCCTGGGCGATGACCATGGCCGCCACGGAGATAACGAAGACCATCGCCGCGACGGCGACCGCAAGCGCTTTGGTGAACCGCCCGATCCGCGCGAAGGCATCCGAGTCGTCGCGGGTCGCCAGAACCGACCACTGCAGATCGGAATTCGGGATGTTAAGCGGCGCGTAGGCCTCCAGTTCTTTGTTGCCGGTGTAGTCGGTGCCGATCGTCACCCCGGTCTCACCACGCTGCGCTGCCTTCAGACCGGCGCTGCGCACCGGCTGCACCAACGTCGTACCGCCCAGTCGAATGGCTCGGTCCGCGACGTCGGGTGCGGTGCCGGCCGCGATCACCTCACGCCGGTATTCCTTCGGGTCCTCCAGAAAAAGCCTTGAGTCAGAACGCATCAAACCGTCGGGACCGGCGAGGTAGGTTTCGGTCGCCGCCCCCATGCCGGCGGCCTGCCACTGCTTGTTGGCGGTCATGATGTAGTTGATCTTGGCGATCGGGACCGGCAGTGCCATGACGCCGTCGAATCTGCCATCCAGGCCGATCGGCGACACCACCCACGCGGTCGGCACGTCGAGCTGAGGCTGATACGGCTCGAAGTCCGTGATCCAGACGAACTCAACGTCGTTGGAGCGCAACGCTTTCAGGTACGCTTCGCGCAGATTCGATTCGCGATACGGTCCGGTCAGGATGTTGGTGCCGAGGTCAGGCCCTTTGTCCACGGTGTAGACGACATTGCCGTCCATGTCGAACAGCAGGGCGTCCCGGTAGTTGAAACGGCTGACGATGCTGCGCATGTAGAAATCGAAGCGAACATTGGCGGCCGACCAGGCGCTGCCGTCACCGGGATCCACCGGCGGGTCGGTATTGGGCTTCGTTGCGGCGGTGTAATTGGCCTGAAGGTACTTCTCGGCGTTGGTTTTCGGCAGCAGAGCGTTGAGATCGAGTTCTTCACCCGTCACCCGTTCAATGGGCTTGATCATCTGGTCTTGGTAGTAGTTGGCCAGCGCCTGTTGTTGCGGGCCGCTGATCGTCGCGTTGTTCAGTTGATTGAATCCGGCGGTCAGCGCGAGCACGGCCTGGTCGATGCTGAAGCCGCCGCTGTAGACGATCAGTGAGTTCGTCACCTCGCGGAACAACGCCTCGATCTGCCGCTTCTGGGACTCGCGCAACTCGATCAGTCGCTCGGACTCGACTTCGCGCAGGGCATTGCGCCCGGAGATGGCACCGATGTACCCGATGACAGCGATGGACAAGATGCTCGACAACAGCAGCGCGACCAGGATCTTGGACTGGATGCTGATCTTGAAGCGGATCCGGGGCAGGATGCGGTGGACACGCTTCTTCCCCGGAGCGCTCTGCGCCTCCGCTTCGGATTCTGTTGGCTCACCCGACGTCAATCGGCTTCCCTTCTGCCTTGTCTCGGGTCTCCGATCACGCTGCACACTAGCTCTCTGACCGGTGGATATCGGCGTTTTGCGGGAAGTGACGTCGGCACGTGTCCGAGAATTCACCGTTTGGTGACGGCTGCCTTTCAGTGGATGGCGCGTTCCCAATCCACCACGAACCGGCGCGACGGGTCCGAAGGGTCCACCGCACAGGGAAGTTCGAGCCCGACCGCAAGGTAGGGCACATGATCTTCCGGAATCGATTGGACGCTCCGGCCGATGATCGGCGCCAGATTCGGGAAGCGAAGCTCCATCTCGACGACATACTGCGGGGCATCGAGCAGCTCGGGCATCGCGGTTGCCTGTCTGCCCAAGCTGCGCAACGTGTTTCCGGTCGGCGCAAAGGACCTGAGCACACCCTGGACGCGCTGACCTGACGCGAGTAGTTGCGCTGCGGATGCCCATTGGCCTGACGCGCTGCCGTGTCGCTGCTTGTGCTCGTTGTACGCCGCGGCCAGGTCCGCGGCATTCGGTGATCCAGTAAACGTCGTCCTGCGGATCGAACTAGCTGGCTCTATCCGGACCTTGCCCAGGTCCGCGGAGTCAACCTGGACGGGAACCACGGAACCGGGTTGGACGGAAGCCATCTGAATCGGGTGGATCGCCTGTCGGACAGCCGCCTCGTACGGTTCGCGGCCCGGGATCTCGACGCTGAGGCTGATCTTGCAGACATACCGGTCGTTGATCACCGTGCCGGTCGACTGCACCGACAGGATCCGCGCTACTCCGGTCAGCGCCGGCCCGGTGAACCGGGGCTTCCTGATCCGATACAGGCTGACGCCGATGAACAACAACACGAGGGCCGGGATGCCCCAGCTCAGCATGGGGGTCAAGCTTTCCATGGCGGGACGGTAGCCGGGGTGGGGCGGCTACCGTGCCCAAGTTTCGAGCAGAATCTAGTGTCGGTGACATGTCCGAGCGGGTTTGTGTGGTGGGCAGCATCAACTGGGATCTGACGCTCGACGTCGCGGATCTGCCGCGTCCGGGCGAGACGGTGCTGGCGTCTGCCCTGGCCTACGCGCCCGGCGGCAAAGGGGGCAATCAGGCGGTGGCAGCGGCGCGCGCCGGTGCGTGCGTGCGGTTCGTCGGTGCCGTCGGTGACGATCCGGCCGGTGATCGGTTGATCCAACACCTGCGCGCGGCGGCCGTCGACGTGGACGCCGTCGTCCGTCGGCACGGGCCCAGTGGGACGGCGATCATCGTGGTGGACGCCGGTGGGGAAAACACCATCGTGGTGGCTCCGGGTGCGAACTCAGCGCTCTCGGTGTCGCCGACTTCGATCGCGGACTGCGATGTCTTCTTGACGCAGTTGGAGATTCCGGTGCCGACGGCATTGACGGCCGCGCGCCAGGCGCGGTCGGCCGGTGCCGTCGTGATGGTCAATGCGTCGCCCGCCGGGCAGGACGAAGAGGCGATGGCCGAACTGGCCGGCGTTGCCGATGTGGTGATCGCGAACGAGCACGAGGCTCGTCTTTGGCCTTGGCGGAGTGAGCATTTCGTGGTCACGCTGGGTGCACGCGGTGCCCGCTACCTGGGTGTCGACGGCGAGTTCGAGGTACCTGCCCCGGCCGTCGCGGCGGTCGACACCACCGGCGCGGGCGACGTATTCGCGGGTGTTCTGGCCGCGAGTTGGCCGGCTGGTTCGGGATCTGCCGACGGACGTCGCAAGGCGTTGCGGCGGGCATGTGCGGCAGGTGCGTTGGCGACGCTGGTGCGCGGTGCGGGTGATTGCGCACCGGACGCCGCTGCGATCGACGCGGCTGTTACTCGTCTGTCACATCAGTAACTCGACCAGGGTGGCACTAGGTCGTCAAAGTTGATATCGCAGGTGATATCAACACGTTTCGGGCGTGAGCGTGCATCGAATGCCGCCGACACGCCGGGCCGAGCGGGATTTCTGCCGTGAGCGAAATAGGCGGCTGCTGAGCGGGTTTGGCGCGAAAAGTTGTCAGTGCCCTTTCCTAGAATTGCGGGTATGGCATCGAGTTCGCGTGAGGAGATCGTGCAGGTCTTCAACGCACTCGACGCCGCCGTTGATCGCCTGTGCGACTTGACGTTCGACGCGTTGACCACCCCGGAGTTCCTGCGCGGTATGGAGCGCCTGGAAAAGGTGCACCGCCGGATGCGCACACCACAGCACACGTTGATCAACCACCTCAAAGCCCAAGCCACCGAGGAAGAACTCGGCGCCAAACTCCCCGCCGCACTGGCCGAGCGGCTGCGGATCACCAAAGCCGACGCCAACCGGCGCATCGCCGAGGCCGACGACCTCGGCCAGCGCCGGGCACTGACGGGGGAGCCGTTGGCGCCGCTGCTGAACGCCACCGCCGCCGCCCAGCGCCAGGGCCTGGTCGGGGATGCCCACATCAAGGTGATCCGCGACTTCATCGCCCATCTGCCCAGCACGGTGGATGTCGGCACCTGGGAGGCCGCCGAGAAAGACCTGGCCGGCAAAGCGTGTGACTTCCGCCCCGACCAGGTCGCCAAATACGCCCACGAGCTGATGGCGCTGCTGCACCCCGACGGCGACTACACCGAGGACGAACGCGCCCGCAAACGTGGCCTCATCCTGGGCCCCCAGCAGTACGACGGCATGTCCCGGCTCAGCGGCCTGATCACCCCCGAACTACGGGCACTGCTCGAAGCCGCCTGGGCCAAACTCGCCGCCCCCGGCGCCGGCGTCCCGGACGGGGACACCGACACCCGCAGCCAACCCCAACGCAACCACGACGCCATGGTCACCGCGATCCGGGAACTGTTCGCCTCCGGCGAGTTGGGCACCCACAACGGCCTACCCGTCAGCATCATCGTCACGACCAGTTTGAAAGACCTTGAGGCCGGGGCCGGCCGAGCCCGCACTGGCGGCGGCACCCGCATCCCGCTGCCCACCCTGATCGGCTGGGCCGCTACCGCCCACCACTACCTGGCGATCTTCGACGGCGCCAAGCCGCTGGCCCTGTTCCACGCCAAGCGCTTCGCCAACCTCGCCCAGCGACTGATGCTGCTGGCCAAAGACGGCGGCTGCACCCGCCCCGGCTGCGACACCCCCGGCTACCACTCCGAGGCGCATCACCTCTCGGGCTGGACGAATACCTATGTCACCGACATCCACGACCTCACCCTGGCCTGCGGCATTGATAATCGCCTCGCCGAAAAAGGCTGGACCACCCGCAAAAACGCCAAAAGCGACACCGAATGGCTCCCACCCGCCCATCTGGATCACGGCCAACCGCGAATCAACACCTTCCACCACCCGGAAAAGCTGTTCGCCCCCGATGATGACGAACCCGCTTGACGACGGACACCCGTCAGCCTTCGGGCACCTCACGCTCGATCTCTTCGAGCCATATCCGCGCGGACATGTCCGAGGGCGCCCGCCAGTCTCCGCGCGGCGAGAGCGAGCCACCGTGAGAAACCTTGGGGCCGTTGGGCAATGCGGAGCGCTTGAACTGGCTGAACGAGTAGAACCGCTGCACGAAGACCTGCAGCCAATGCCGGATCTCCGACAGCGAATACTTCGGACGGTTGCTTTCGGGGAAGCCGGGCGGCCACTCGCCGCGGTCCGGGTCACTCCATGCATGCCACGCGAGGAACGCGATCTTGGACGGCTGGAAGCCGTGACGCAACACCTGGTACAGCGAAAAGTCCTGCAGCGCATAGGGACCGACCTTGGCCTCACTGCTCTGCAGTTCCTCTTCCTCTCCGGCCGGGACCAGCTCAGGGGTGATCTCGGTGTCCACCACCGACTGCAGCACATCGGTGACGTCCTTTTCGAACTGGCCCGAGGAGATGACCCACCGAATCAGGTGCTGAATGAGTGTCTTGGGCACGCCGCCGTTGACGTTGTAATGCGACATCTGGTCGCCGACACCGTATGTCGACCAGCCCAGCGCGAGCTCCGAGAGGTCTCCGGTGCCCAGCACGATGCCGCCCCGCTGGTTGGCCAACCGGAACAGGTAATCCGTGCGCAGGCCGGCCTGCACATTTTCAAAGGTCACGTCGTAGACCTTCTCGCCACGCGCAAAAGGATGGCCGATCTCCTCGAACATGCGCTTGGCGGTCTCGGTGATATCGATTTCCTCGAAGGTGATACCCAGTGCCTCACCCAACTTGACGGCGTTGCTCTTGGTGTGGTCCCCGGTGGCGAAGCCCGGCAGGGTGAAACCCAGGATGTCGCTGCGCGGCCGGCCCTCCCGGTCCATCGCCTTGGCCGCGACGATCAACGCGTGCGTCGAATCCAGGCCCCCGGAGACACCGATGACCACCTTCGGATAATCCAGCGCCCGCAGCCGCTGCTCCAGCCCGGCGACCTGAATGTTGTAGGCCTCGTAGCAATCCTGTTCCAGCCGTTCGCGATTGGACGGCACGAACGGGAAGCGTTCGATGTCGCGCAGCAGACCGATGTCACCGTCGGGCGGGTCGACGCGGAATTCGATGCGCCGGAATGTGTCCGTGACCGCTCGATGGTGGCGCCGATTGTCGTCGAACGTGCCCATCCGAAGCCGCTCCGAACGCAGCCGCCCGGTATCGACGTCGGCGACCGAACGGCGCTCGCCCATCGGGAAACGTTCCGACGACGCCAGCTCGGTGCCGTTCTCATAGATCATGGTCTGACCGTCCCACGCCAGGTCGGTCGTCGACTCACCCGCTCCCGCGGCCGCATACACGTAGGCGGCCAGGCATCGAGCCGACGCCGAGCGGGCGAGCAGGCAGCGGTCTTCTGCCCTGCCGATGGTGATCGGGCTGCCGGAAAGGTTCGCCAGCACGGTGGCCCCCGCCAGGGCCGCCTCGGCGCTGGGCGGCACCGGCACGAACATGTCCTCGCAGATCTCGACGTGTAGCACGAAGTCGGGTAGGTCCACCGCGGTGAACAACAGGTCGGGACCGAACGGAACGTCCTCACCCGCGATCCGGATACTGCCCCGCTCACCGTCTCCCGGTGCGATTTGGCGGTACTCGTAGAACTCCCGATAGGTCGGCAGATAGGACTTGGGCACCACCCCGAGCACCACGCCGCGATGGATGACGACCGCGGTGTTGTAGATACGGTGCAGGTGCCGCAGCGGCGCGCCGACAACGAGCACCGGAAGCAGGTCGGCAGACGCCGTCACGACCTCATGCAGCGCCTCTTCCACGGCGTCGAGCAGGGCATCCTGCAGCAGGATGTCCTCGATGGAATATCCGCACAGTGTGAGTTCCGGGAAAACAGCCAGCGCCACGCCGTCGTCATGGCACTCGCGCGCCAACCCGAGAACCGACGCGGCATTGGCGGCCGGGTCGGCGATCGAGGTGTGGTGCGTGCACGCAGCAACGCGCACGAACCCGTGTCGGTATGCGGAGTAAAAGCTCATCGCCCTCCATTCTCGCGTTACTGTCGCATTTCCGACGCCGGGGTCGGGTGACGGGGTGCCAACTAGTGCTTAGGCTCGATGGAGTGGAATCTCCCGAACTCATCGCGCTGCTGTCCGGCCGCCGGATCGCGGTGCTGACGGGCGCGGGCCTTTCCACGGACTCGGGCATACCCGATTACCGCGGGCCTGACTCCCCGCCGAGCAACCCGATGACGATCCGGCAGTTCACGTCGGACCCGGTATTCCGGCAGCGTTACTGGGCGCGCAACCATCTGGGCTGGCGGCACATGGACAACACGCAACCCAACGCCGGACACCGGGCGCTGGCCGCGCTGGAACGTGCCGGAGTGGTCAACGGGGTCATCACCCAGAATGTCGACCTGCTGCACACCAAGGCCGGCAGTAACAACGTCATCAATCTGCACGGCACCTACGCCCGGGTGGCCTGCCTGAGTTGTGGCCACCGCATGAGTCGCGCCGCGCTGGCAGAACAGCTCGAAGCGCTCAACCCCGGATTCATCGAGCGTTCCGAAGCTGTCGGCGGACTGGCGGTGGCCCCGGATGCGGACGCCGTCGTCGCCGATACCGCCTCCTTCCGCTACGTCGACTGCCCGCACTGCGGCGGCATGCTCAAGCCCGACATCGTCTACTTCGGCGAGAGCGTTCCCAAAGACATTGTCGAGCAGGCTTATTCAATGGTCGATCAGGCACAGGCGCTGCTGGTGGCAGGGTCGTCGCTGACGGTGTTCTCCGGTTACCGCTTCGTGCGCCACGCCGCGGCCAACAACATCCCGGTGGCCATCGTCAACCGCGGCCGCACCCGCGGTGACGACCTGGCCGGCGTGACGGTCGACGGTGGTTGTTCCGAGATACTGACGCTGCTTGCCGGCGAGCTGGTGGTCAGCGCGCCCTTCTGACCTCGGCGACGAACTGGCGTCCCCGGTTGTCGACCACCTGCCACGAGTACGGGCCGATCATCCGGGGATGACCGAGCATGTAGACGGCCTGCCCGGCGTCCTGCTCCCGCTCGATACCGTCGACGCGCATGCCGTTGGATGTCGTTAAAGCCCACATGATCTTCTCCGAGTCTGGCTAATTTCGCTGATGCGAGCAGCTTTTCGGAGGCGCCTGTGCGGATCCTCTGTGAATCCTCAACGTTTTCTAGAAGCGGATTTCCAAAAGCGACCGCCGGGCACAGTGCGCCACGAGCGTGCGCGACTGTAGTCCTGTCGGCCCGGGTTGTCAGAAAGTGCAGGGCATGCTGCGGATCGCGTGGATGAAATTGCCCGGCACGTAAACCGGTTCGCCCGCCGCGATGTCGGGGAGTTGGCTGAGCAGTTCACCGAAGACGGCGCGTAACTGCGCCCGGGCGACGTGCGCGCCGAGGCAGAAGTGTACGCCTCCGCCACCGAACCCCAGGTGCGGATTGGGGCTGCGGCTCAGGTCGAAACGGCCGGGCTCGTCGAACGCCTCTTCGTCCCGGTTGCCGGACGCGTAGAACATGACCACCTTGTCCCCCGCCTGGATCTGCTGACCGCCCAGCTCGAAATCCGTTGCGGCGGTGCGGCGAAAGGTCATCACCGGAGTGGCCCAGCGAACGAACTCCTCGACCGCGGTGCCGATCCGGTCCTCGAAAGCCGCTTGCAGCCAAGCCTTTTCACCCGGAAAGTCAGTCAGCGCCCGCAGGGCGTGGCTGGCGGTCTGGCGCGTGGTGTCGTTGCCCGCCACAGCCAGCAGCACAAAGAATGCGGCTACGTCGGCATCGGAGAGCCGGTCGCCGTCGACCTCGGCGTTCACCAGGGCGCTGAACAGATCTTCGCCCGGGTTCTCCCGGCGCTCGGCGGCCAGCTGGCCGGCGACCTGGTGCAGGTACACCTGGTTCTCGAACACCACCTGCAGCGGTTCGCGACCGGCGAGATACTCCGGGTCCGCCCAGGACACCAGCGCATCCGCCGCGTGCGCCACCTGCTGGCGCTCGGACTCCGGAATCCCGACCATGTCCGACAACGTCCGGATCGGCAGTTCCTTGGCGCAGTACTCGACGAAATCGGCACCACTGCCGGCTTCCCGCAGCTCCTCGACGATGGTCTTGGCGTTGGCCTGGATGGACTGCTCGATACGCCGTACCTGCCTGGGCGTGAACGCCGCGCTGACCAGCTTGCGCAGCTTGGTGTGCCGCGGCGGGTCCATCGCGAGGAAGGACTGGGACGCTTCGAGCAGTTCCTCGGGGATGCTGGCGAACATCACCCCCTTGCCGGACCGGAAGACGTCGTTGTTGCGACTGACCGCGACGATGTCGGCGCGTCGGGTGACCGCCCAGTAACCGGGGCCGTCGGGGTCGTCCATCAGCGTGTCTTTGACCGGGGAATGCCAGCTCACCGGACGCTCGGCGCGCAGCACCGCGAACGAGCGTTCCCGTTCCTGCGCGGTGGTCGCCCAGAACTGTGGCGAGGACAGGTCGATCGCGTCGTAGGTACGGTCGTTCGCGCACGTCGCTGTCATGCACGTGACCCTATGACTAGACACATTGTCTAGTCAATATGTCCCCGGCACCGTTATGCTCTACGAATGCCGTCGGTCACCCGTAAGCCACAGGCGCGCCAGGACCGCCGGCAGCGGCGCGAACACATGGAGAGCCGGCTGCTGGACGCCACGGAACGGCTGATGCGCGACGGCGCCAGCTTCACCGAACTCAGCGTCGATCGCCTGGCCGGTGAGGCCGGCATCTCCCGGGCCAGCTTCTACATCTACTTCGAGGACAAGGGCCACCTACTGCGCCGCCTGGCGGCCGCGGTGTTCGACGACCTGGCCGCCGCCGGCGATCGGTGGTGGTCAGTGGCCGACCGGCGCGACCCCGAGGACCTCAGGGCGGCGATCGCCGGCATCGTCGCCAGCTATCGCCGCCACCAGCCGGTGCTCACCGCGCTCAGCGAAATGGCCGGCTATGACCCCTCGACCGCACAGACCTACCGCGACCTGCTGACCGCGATATCGCAGCGCGTGCACCGCGTCATCGACACCGGCCAGGCCGACGGCTCGATCCGGCCCGGGATCCCGGCCGCTGCCACCGCCAGCGCGCTGACTTTGATGGTGGAACGGGCCTGCCAGCTGAATCTGCCGGTGCAACCGCCGGACGACGACGCCACACTTATCGACACGTTGGTCCAAATAGTTTGGGCTGCACTGTATCTCAAGACCACCCAGTGAGTTACAGGGCCACCAGATCGTCGGCGTGCACCGCGGGCCGGCGCATGTCGCCCGGCAGGTCCGAGGTGGAGCGACCCATGATGGTCGCGAGCTCGGCCGCGTCGTACGCGACGACACCGCGCGCCACTACGGTGGCGTCCGGTCCGCACAGTTCGATGACGTCGCCGCCGAAGAATTTCCCCGACACCGCGACGATGCCCGCAGGCAGCAAAGAGCGGCGCTGCCCGATGACTGCCCGCACGGCGCCCGCATCCAGTGTCAGCGAACCGGTGGATTCGGCGGCGTAGCGTACCCAGAACCGGCGCGCGGACATCCGCTCGGCGC
It contains:
- a CDS encoding glutamate-5-semialdehyde dehydrogenase, encoding MSLQAPALPDLRQEVHDAARRARVAARILASTPTVDKDRALHAAADALLAHADQILVANAEDLDTARAAGTPAAMLDRLALNPQRVDGIAAGLRQVAGLADPVGEVLRGSTLPNGLQLRQQRVPLGVVGMIYEGRPNVTVDAFGLTLKSGNAALLRGSSSAARSNEALVAVLRDALVSQDLPADAVQLLSSADRATVTHLIQARGLVDVAIPRGGAGLIEAVVRDAQIPTIETGVGNCHVYVHEAADLDVAERILLNSKTRRPSVCNAAETLLVDTAIAQEALPRLLNALETAGVAVHLDPGEEDLRREYLAMDIAVAVVDGLDAAIAHVNEYGTGHTEAIVTTNLAAAQRFTAQVDAAAVMVNASTAFTDGEQFGFGAEIGISTQKLHARGPMGLPELTSTKWIVWGDGHTRPA
- a CDS encoding mechanosensitive ion channel family protein, which gives rise to MNFFNSDWFYWAIGVAIGFPVCLILLTELHHILTRRGNRLARQVGVIRNWLLPLGALLLILVKASQIPAGEIPVRILTTVFGFLVLVLLLSGLNATVFEGAPEDSWRKRLPTIFLDVGRFALIGLGLAVILSVIWGVRVGGVFTALGITSVVIGLMLQNSVGQIVSGLFMLFEQPFRINDWLDTQTARGRVIEVNWRAVHIQTGGGLRIMPNSMLATTAFTNLSRPAGPHKCSINTTFATSDPPDKVCEMLTLVASALPLIMPGTTPTSVALGAGEYRTTVRVHSPADEGATQSTFVRWVWYAARRWELHLDGEDDDFSTPERVMKALRTVVASELRLTLADQQFLAPYARILRYGADEIVQYPGTVPTAMAFIVAGSVQLTVTDADGAVLPFATLTEGSFIGITALTRQPNLAGAYALEEVTALEIEREHLEKIVMDKPMLLQDLGRLIDERQNKARVTRRERAKAATAVAPGLRKPDILG
- a CDS encoding adenylate/guanylate cyclase domain-containing protein, whose amino-acid sequence is MTSGEPTESEAEAQSAPGKKRVHRILPRIRFKISIQSKILVALLLSSILSIAVIGYIGAISGRNALREVESERLIELRESQKRQIEALFREVTNSLIVYSGGFSIDQAVLALTAGFNQLNNATISGPQQQALANYYQDQMIKPIERVTGEELDLNALLPKTNAEKYLQANYTAATKPNTDPPVDPGDGSAWSAANVRFDFYMRSIVSRFNYRDALLFDMDGNVVYTVDKGPDLGTNILTGPYRESNLREAYLKALRSNDVEFVWITDFEPYQPQLDVPTAWVVSPIGLDGRFDGVMALPVPIAKINYIMTANKQWQAAGMGAATETYLAGPDGLMRSDSRLFLEDPKEYRREVIAAGTAPDVADRAIRLGGTTLVQPVRSAGLKAAQRGETGVTIGTDYTGNKELEAYAPLNIPNSDLQWSVLATRDDSDAFARIGRFTKALAVAVAAMVFVISVAAMVIAQAAVRPLRRLEKGAQKISSGDYEVNIPITSRDEIGDLTGAFNEMSRNLAIKEELLNEQRRENDRLLLALMPESVAQRYREGEGTISQQHQDVAIIYADIVGLDEISSEVAGDELVGIVDDLFRQFDSAAEALGVERIRTFHNGYLASCGVVTPRLDSIHRSVEFALEMRRIIERFNNQSRHVLRLRVGINTGNVISGLVGKSGLVFDMWGAAVSLAYQMQSGSPQPGIYVASQVYEAMRDTRQFTPAGTISVGGAEQAIYRLAER
- a CDS encoding ribokinase, with the translated sequence MSERVCVVGSINWDLTLDVADLPRPGETVLASALAYAPGGKGGNQAVAAARAGACVRFVGAVGDDPAGDRLIQHLRAAAVDVDAVVRRHGPSGTAIIVVDAGGENTIVVAPGANSALSVSPTSIADCDVFLTQLEIPVPTALTAARQARSAGAVVMVNASPAGQDEEAMAELAGVADVVIANEHEARLWPWRSEHFVVTLGARGARYLGVDGEFEVPAPAVAAVDTTGAGDVFAGVLAASWPAGSGSADGRRKALRRACAAGALATLVRGAGDCAPDAAAIDAAVTRLSHQ
- a CDS encoding HNH endonuclease signature motif containing protein, with protein sequence MASSSREEIVQVFNALDAAVDRLCDLTFDALTTPEFLRGMERLEKVHRRMRTPQHTLINHLKAQATEEELGAKLPAALAERLRITKADANRRIAEADDLGQRRALTGEPLAPLLNATAAAQRQGLVGDAHIKVIRDFIAHLPSTVDVGTWEAAEKDLAGKACDFRPDQVAKYAHELMALLHPDGDYTEDERARKRGLILGPQQYDGMSRLSGLITPELRALLEAAWAKLAAPGAGVPDGDTDTRSQPQRNHDAMVTAIRELFASGELGTHNGLPVSIIVTTSLKDLEAGAGRARTGGGTRIPLPTLIGWAATAHHYLAIFDGAKPLALFHAKRFANLAQRLMLLAKDGGCTRPGCDTPGYHSEAHHLSGWTNTYVTDIHDLTLACGIDNRLAEKGWTTRKNAKSDTEWLPPAHLDHGQPRINTFHHPEKLFAPDDDEPA